Sequence from the SAR324 cluster bacterium genome:
TGTAGGTGACTACCGCTGGAATAGCCGCAAAGAGCCCTGCACCAGTTGCTACAAGGGCTTCTGAGATTCCTGGCCCTACAACCATCAATTCTACAGATTGAAGTTGTGAAATCCCCTGGAAGGTATCAATCACTCCTAGAACAGTCCCTAACAAACCGACAAAAGGAGCCGTCACAGATATTGTGGCCAGTATTGATTGACCCGTGCGCAATTTAAGTTCTTCATGAACAAGAATTGCCTCAAATGATCTGTCTAACAACTCAATCAATTCAGAACAATAATCATTTTTTGACTGAGTAAGCGGTTTCAGTTGATCGATTTCTTGACTTGCATCGATAATAAATCTTTGAACAGGCCCTTCGGAACATTGTTTAGTTTGTTCAATGAATTGAACAAGATTGCTCTCTTCTTCAAAAATACGCAGAACATCTTTGTTGGAAGATCGGTATTTTTTCCAAACTAGAATTTTACTGATAAGAATCGTCCAAACTGAAACAGAACAGATCAGCAGCAGCAGCAGGATGCTAATGGCAAGCGTTCCTGACTGCTGCAGCGATTGGAGCAGAGGGGACATTTATATCAAGGGCGAAGTAGGAAGGTAAACTGTACTCGACGGTTCTGACTCCAGGCTTGTTCATTGGATTGGGGTACTGCAGGGAACTCCTCACCAAAACTGACCGTTTGGAGTGTTGCTGGATCAGCAACATAAGATTTCAGCAGATCTTTTACAGAATTTGCTCGCTGATGTCCGAGAACCAGATTGTACTCCTCGTTCCCCCTCTCATCTGCATGCCCCTCAACCTGAAGAATCATATCCCCTCTTCTCTCGAGTTCACGGAGTAGATTGCGGGAAATTTGGAGAAGTCGGTCTTTAAATTCGTTGCGAATTGCACTTTTATCGTAATCAAAAAAAATTCTTGGCATCAGCAAATCTGCTCGCTCATCACGGATAGGAGGAATTCCTAGGTTTTGGTATTCTGCTAATTGTGTATGAATAGCATCTAATAAGCGGCGTCTCTCATCATCACTCATGGAAGTGATCAAAGCAGTGTTTTGACCTGGAGCGGCAAAGCTACCATCTGGATTCAAAAGAGCCCCGCTCAAAAGACTGTCAGAGTTATCTGTCTCTGCCATCTCTTTTTGCTTAGCTTCCAGCCTCTTCATTAGTGCTTCTCGCTCCAACTGCCTTTGCCGATAGGTTTCATCAGGATCACCGTTATCTGTAGTTCCAGCTACCTGTTCCAATGCAGAAACAGGTTCCTTTGCAATTTCACTCAGATTGCTTTGGTCACTGTTGGCGCTGAGTTGATTGGTCTCAACACTTTCTGGAGGCTGGGGAGGGAAGAGATAATCCGTACAACCAGACAAGGCCACCAGAAAACTGCCCAAGACCAATGACTTTTTTCCTCTGGTAATATTTCGCATGCGCGTTCAGTTGGATCAATTGTTTGTCAAGAACTCACCAGTTGTGAGCTAATTCAAATCTATGCACATCATGCAGGACCTGAACCCAAATATAAATCTACATTTTTGCAGTATAGGCATAATTTTGTGTGGTTAAAGATTTGAGTGCTAATTTTAACTGTGAAATTAGAATTTATCTCTGCAAAATATCAGAATTTTTAGATCAAGGAAATGGTGAAAGGATACGAAATGGATCTTTGAAATTTCATAAACCTTGCACCCGAAAATTAGTTAATTTCTAAATCTCCAATCATTGAGAATAGTCTAGGATCAAACATGCTTTCAGATGAAGAAAGACAGGAATTAAGAGAACTTCCAGAAGTCAGAGAGACTCACAAACTTTTTGACAAGATGAGGATCGACCTGGAAAAACTTCATAGTCAACTGAGCGCATACAAAAAATCTGTCCCCTCAAACCAATTTCTTCGTCAGGTTGTGCAACGCAAGAGAGAACCTGCAGATCCGAATAACGTTAAAAAGCTCGAAATCACAGGTGCAAGACTAGCAGCAGCAAGCACTATTCAAAGCATTAAGAAATATAGTGACACTTTGGAGGCTGATCCAGCTAACTCAAGGGTACGCGTTGAGATGGTCTCAGATTTTTTGAGGAAAGGTGCTCACGAAGGCGTTTTACA
This genomic interval carries:
- a CDS encoding MotA/TolQ/ExbB proton channel family protein translates to MSPLLQSLQQSGTLAISILLLLLICSVSVWTILISKILVWKKYRSSNKDVLRIFEEESNLVQFIEQTKQCSEGPVQRFIIDASQEIDQLKPLTQSKNDYCSELIELLDRSFEAILVHEELKLRTGQSILATISVTAPFVGLLGTVLGVIDTFQGISQLQSVELMVVGPGISEALVATGAGLFAAIPAVVTYNLFNAYIRDSIEQIEGLSLKFLQRLHLQLLLTNEK
- a CDS encoding OmpA family protein, which translates into the protein MRNITRGKKSLVLGSFLVALSGCTDYLFPPQPPESVETNQLSANSDQSNLSEIAKEPVSALEQVAGTTDNGDPDETYRQRQLEREALMKRLEAKQKEMAETDNSDSLLSGALLNPDGSFAAPGQNTALITSMSDDERRRLLDAIHTQLAEYQNLGIPPIRDERADLLMPRIFFDYDKSAIRNEFKDRLLQISRNLLRELERRGDMILQVEGHADERGNEEYNLVLGHQRANSVKDLLKSYVADPATLQTVSFGEEFPAVPQSNEQAWSQNRRVQFTFLLRP